In one window of Metasolibacillus fluoroglycofenilyticus DNA:
- a CDS encoding inorganic phosphate transporter has protein sequence METILILTILVVIFALAFDFINGFHDTANAIATSVSTRALPPRTAVLMAAIMNFVGAITFVGVAKAIASDIVDPFALSTPEAPLIGSVVILAALCAAITWNLLTWYYGIPSSSSHTLIGSIAGAAIAAAGFNILNYQGFIKIIQALIFSPFIALAVGFLMMSLFKVIFKNMNLYKTNKGFRTMQIGTAALQAFTHGTNDAQKAMGIITMALIAGGIQSHDEVQGWVRFACALAMGLGTSVGGYKIIKTVGGKIMKIRPINGAAADLSSATVIFGATLLHLPVSTTHVISSAIMGVGTAQRVKDVKWGTARKIVITWVITMPISAIMAAGFYFLLNLFF, from the coding sequence ATGGAAACAATATTAATCCTTACAATTTTAGTCGTTATTTTTGCTCTAGCATTTGACTTTATTAACGGCTTCCATGATACAGCAAACGCCATTGCTACTTCAGTATCGACACGTGCATTACCACCTCGTACTGCGGTATTAATGGCTGCCATTATGAACTTTGTTGGAGCGATTACATTCGTTGGTGTTGCAAAAGCAATTGCAAGCGATATCGTCGATCCATTCGCATTATCGACACCTGAAGCACCCTTAATCGGTTCTGTCGTTATTTTAGCAGCATTATGTGCAGCGATTACTTGGAATTTATTAACTTGGTACTACGGTATTCCATCCAGCTCATCACATACGCTAATTGGTTCAATCGCTGGTGCAGCGATTGCTGCTGCTGGCTTTAATATTTTAAACTATCAAGGCTTCATTAAAATTATTCAAGCGCTTATATTCTCACCATTTATTGCGTTAGCAGTTGGTTTTTTAATGATGTCATTGTTTAAAGTAATCTTTAAAAACATGAACCTTTATAAAACGAACAAAGGCTTCCGCACAATGCAAATTGGTACAGCGGCATTACAAGCATTTACCCACGGTACAAACGATGCTCAAAAGGCAATGGGTATTATTACGATGGCTTTAATCGCTGGAGGCATCCAATCACACGATGAGGTACAAGGCTGGGTGCGTTTTGCCTGTGCACTTGCAATGGGTCTAGGTACTTCTGTTGGTGGTTATAAAATCATCAAAACAGTCGGCGGTAAAATTATGAAAATTCGTCCAATTAACGGCGCAGCAGCTGACTTATCATCAGCAACTGTTATTTTTGGTGCAACGCTTCTACATTTACCCGTTTCAACAACGCATGTTATTTCATCTGCGATTATGGGTGTAGGTACTGCGCAACGTGTAAAGGACGTAAAATGGGGAACTGCTCGTAAAATTGTTATTACATGGGTAATTACAATGCCGATTTCAGCAATTATGGCAGCAGGTTTCTACTTCCTACTAAATCTTTTCTTTTAA